The genomic segment agccagattttttttttcgagcaactccacctggcatcttttttttcccaaatcttccaagcccccccccaggatatcaaatggtccacccctaaatgGTACGAGGAACAGGGTGTTGCTATCGGCACAGACAAGGTTGCAAGTGGAGGTGTTACGTATACAGGATTACGTAATGAAATTTTGCAATGACGTCATTGGTTGTGCATACACATACTGCCCGGCGTTTCGGATGTTTAAGCCGcttagtcatcatttgactgaaagtacACTAGACTtaattttagcttgaaaacttcgggatttaaaaatgatcaaaatgcacGTTCTACATAGGAAATCTTGTGTTTAGAAAATTATGCCTAAAAATCAAACCACTTAATTGTGATTTAAATATCAATGCGCCGTTCAATGAAAATCgttaaaatatcaacaattaaGTTTTCGTCTAAACAAGGCAATGAAGCATACAATTGTCATTTGTACGTCAACGCAAAAACTTTTGGTGAAAACTGTACAAGAGAGGTGTGTACTTACATTATAGTCCCAACAAGGGAATATGTACCCTCCAGGCAGGAGACCTTTTGCCCTTCTTGCGTGGGCAAATGTTAACCTACGCTCGGGCACAGTCCAATGTTTGAGCTATCAATAAAACACTCCCTAAGACGGATACCACGTGATTTTGTCAGTTCACGACATGTGCACGAACGATAGCGACTGCATAttgagtgaactggtcaaaatcgagtaaTATAGCCTACCTGTTGCTGAGGTCGTTTATTACTGTTAtgtcatattatattatagctttgtcaataccagtgaattttgtgacgtcataccatacattattactgataatgtattccattattcagaattgcggccccacagcgagcaagttttgttttggaaaacgaaaaaaaaggactgcgcatttaaaaggagggaaagtatcggataaaccatgtaatacacaaaaccataaatcttgataatggtgcacaatattgataataatgttttactgaacgatttatcacattttttgagtcctcgcGCACGCATttgtcgtctgtctggctggcgctcagcatgcagtccccgtacgcgtccgatacgctggttggaCTACCACGTTTGTTGACAACATGGTTcacttcgttgccgtataggtgaaacagaactcagtacgtttgcaaactcctagacgatactgggtttgacacatggcatattatgtatgtcagtggccatgtaaacgatgcaagcatGAAAGGCTACtgtactcgaaccagccgtaaacgggccaacaacggcagcttgctgtcatcaaccttgaccggaagtgtctacggatatactacggagccattcgaagtctcggtccaaggtcagctactaccaacaatcatgacgaccgttgactctccgttgatccacagtcgtttggagagctattcagcgctgggactattcgcccatagacgagtatacagaagcgagaaatccgcttctgtatactcgtcctatggggcgaatagttccagcgctgaatagctctccaaacgactgtggttgATCTAAcgtctcggccacctaattctgatgcactgactgtaatcggagacaactttcattcatcgtttttttctccatgtctgtgattttaccttgccttgttctcgatatcgcgactgtaccgaaaccctccagtatgtttgtcaactccctttcaagcacccgtttacgtcaagttctgttgttcgccgaaataaaatagctcttctcaagaagccatcggaAATTGAATTTATAGACAcagttattattgaaatataaacatttgaataacaatgttgaactctgttgatattgtttgcaatgaatgcttgtactactagcgacataataatgatcgtattgatcagctgataccatggcatgcagctcgctgatcgtaccacagtcgctcgagagtattcagcgctgggactattcgccccatagacgagtgtacataagggatggaccattagaccttgggagggggggggggtggtcacaatgaaattgtgaaaattttttttttactattgtaaatttctgaattttttttttccaattgagattagctgtgcaaattttttttttcagagtaaattttcagatttataatttttttttagttcgtcgctgtctgaagataaagagggcaaagatgtggtgccaagcaccacaagcggccacgcaagcggtcacaggggggggaggtcaggagaggggtgtccccctgctgctgttggagcttttgaaaatagagattaaaatggtgttatagagattaaaatggtgttatttggtggcacttggggagtatttttgcgggggaggtcaggagggggtgtccccctcctgccgttggagcttttgaaaaatagagattaaaatggtgttatttggtggcacttggggagtatttttgtggggggtggtcaggagggggtgtccccctcctgccgttggaaaaatagagattaaaatggtgttatttggtggcacttggggagtatttttgcggggggtggtcaggagggggtgtccccctcctgccgttggagcttttgaaaaatagagattaaaatggtgttatttggtggcacttggggagtattttgtggggggtggtcaggagggggtgtccccctcctgccgttggaaaatagagattaaaatggtgttatttggtggcacttggggagtatttttgcggggggtggtcagaagggggtgtccccctcctgccgttggagcttttgaaaaatagagattaaaatggtgttatttggtggcacttggggagtatttttgcggggggtggtcaggagggggtgtccccctcctgccgttggagcttttgaaaaatagagataaaaatggtgttatttggtggcactttgggagcatttttttcggattacacatcttcctctgaaacatggtcttcttgctcctcagtagcttcctatagttttgaaaattgactattttggtttcctggcttccctttctactgcgtggtgaaatgcctacattcaccccaccaaacatcatgcatatctcatgatttacaattgattttgacaagctgagaagctaaaataagctaaataataaagttaaatttgcatatttgtgtttttagagcaattgttgcccttttttgatcaaaacatctatttctctgcagcagcatgtccaaattgattggatgtgtatagatgtgtttaaatttcaatatttgtctttttagggcaatttatgccattcatggtcaaaaaatctgtattctctgaaagggcttgtccaatttctttgaaatttgctacacaaaaacgattattcatgcagatttattcagtatttgctatcgagaaactttcaaagttcaacccttttgtgtgttttgtgttggaatttgttggatagatggcattctacgtagtgtattgttgaatgttaaaacatgtgttgctgttgttttttgaggttgttttttgagaaaaaagaattgaaaatgcctttttaaaagcaaaataatacataatgacttgatatgttgttttatcattattgacgtgttctacttgttcacccattcttgcattcatcattgcaataaaatgctgtgaaaaaaatgaaactgatgtggcctgcatctgtttaccttgatcttaaaaggcaaatacaactttctgtcttgacaaccataccatagtttcaatgttttacctagtgtacctgcttggtttgtacgcaggaaacaagtagaaacaggctctataatttcataattttcaagtgatcagaatacaaaagtcctgaaaagataagataatcacaacttccagtataagggatacagtcactctaaatgtataaattaaaattaaaaatgtgccgggaggatgtactaaaaatacagaaagttgctttctgtcggtaaaatctaaaaaaattcaaaattttaaagactttgcagattttttttttacgcctttgtcttcttatttattatttttttttattttgcaaactagtctgaagatttttttagtccccacggacaccgtcggggggacttatagtttggtcatgtccgtgcgtgcgtgcgtgcgtccgtctgtgcgtccgtccgtccgttcacgcagatatctcagagatgcctgaagcgatttcattcaacttGATTAtcaacttggtacaaggattacttcatatgtcatacagatgcacgtcgattgttttgtggtacgatccaatatggctgccaggcggccattttattacgattttttcatgtacagagccataattcaggcatgtttcaactgattttattcaaagttggtacaaggacattgaccaatgtcatagatatgcatgtcaatctttttgtgatacgatccaatatggccgccgtgcggccattttgttacgattttttcatgtacagagccataactcaggcatatctcaaccgattttattcaaagttggtacaaggacattgacctatgtcatacatatgcatgtcaatttgttttgtgatacgatccaatatggccgccaggcggccattttactacgatttttcatgtacagagccattactcaggctgtttctacagattttattcaaagttggtacaaggacattgaccaatgtcatagctatgcacatcaatttgttttgtgatacgatccaatatggctgccgtgcggccattttgttacgattttttcatgtacagagccataactcaggcatatctcaaccaattttattcaaacttggtacaaggacatcgacctatgtcatacatatgcacattgacttgttttgtgatacgatccaatatggccgccatgtggccattttattacgttttttcatgtccagaaccataactcagacatgtatcaagcaaatttattcaaagttggtacaaggagattgaccaatgtcatacatatgcatgttaatttgttttgtgatacgatccaatatggctgctgtgcggccattttgttatgattttttcatgtacaaagccataactcaggcatatttcaaccgattttaatcaaagttggtacaaggacattgacctatgtcatacatatgcacattgatttgttttgtgattcgatccaatatggccaccatgtggccattttattacgattttttcatgtcctgaactacaactcagacatgtatcaagcgaatttattcaaatttaaaagatttttatcacagacctaatgaagaggactctatcctctctgaggacctgtaatcaaagcacccattaacaagtggggactgtgtcatcaacgatgacttgtttttcctactttctgctctgaaattttttttttcgtgtttttgacacccccctcccaagatctaatggttcgTCCCTAAGCGAGAACAACTCGCTtaggagccttcagtaattacagggtggggtgggccgggggaatggggggagggtcactttttagaaaacagttcaaggggaaaggtcactttttataaaccttgctttgggggagggtcactttgacagaagctgatattatggccaaaactttgattgtctgtgtgatatttcctgaataggaaatcaccaacaaaatacgcacacacttatagaccccaatgcatagtgaattgacattttggtgaaattccaaaatcaattttcttacacaaccatagacttgtaaccactctagtctaatcaagaacaataatcttaataatcaagcatacataaatgcacagatttatctaattttgtactgaaaaaaaattattcatagtttcatcatagaccccaatgcatagtgaatcgacattttggtgaaattccaaaatcaaatttcttgcacaaccatagacttgtaaccactctacttttatcaagaacaataatgtgaataatcaagcatacataaatgcacagatttatctaattttgtactgaaaaaaaattattcatagtttcatcatagaccccaatgcatagtgaatcgacattttggtgaaattccaaaatcaaatttcttgcacaaccatagacttgtaaccactctactcttatcaagaacaataatgtgaataatcaagcatacataaatgcacagatttatctaattttgtactgaaaaaaaattattcatagtttcatcatagaccccaatgcatagtgaatcgacattttggtgaaattccaaaatcaaatttcttgcacaaccatggacttgtaaccactctagtcttatcaagaacaataatgtgaataatcaagcatacataaatgcacagatttatctaattttgtactgaaaaaaaattattcatagtttcatcatagaccccaatgcatagtgtatggacattttggtgaaattccaaaatcatatttcttgcacaaccatagacttgtaagcactgtagtctaatcaagaaaaaattACTACATCCATAatcagcatgcataaatgcacaatTTTGTGTGGGATTGTTTACGAAGCAGGATCTTTTTGAGTTCAAGGATGGAGACAGAGGCGTCGactgtatttcttcaaactttattactacagctacgatgaactactgctacaataacataatgtatcagtgggtggataagtgacgaccagatccagtggtgagcgatgtgctctgagtatacgcatacacatacactatactgtgcataaacatatactaaagtaaagtggctaattcaggctgtgatatagccgattttggcgggaaagtaagaagcgtctttgactttgattggttagagatgagtcacacgtcagaaagaattaaaactatgtgtaaacacaggatattggaaggaactgaagagattacaatctgtcttcattgtcaaggaattaaGAAGTAGCTATCTTTGTATAACGTTTCTCGACATTCTCCCGCCCGACAGAAAAGGTATCAAGTCTAAAATTCGAAAAATCATCGTAAACTAAAACTcgagaaaaatgcaaaattgaaaGTAATCGAAATACTTAGTAAAATGACTAGATATCATATGGTGAGTATATATGAGTATATAGGGTCCATTAAATAGTGTCCAATATATATTGTCCGATATATAGAGTTCACTTAGTGTTCAGGTCATGTATCCTACAACGTGCGATGGCTGCTGCTGTACGTGTAGAACGTCGTTGACCTTTACTAGGGTCAGGCAGAATTGTGTCCGTGTCATTGTTGCTGCTTGGTAACAATGTAGAAGTGTCTGCCTTCACTTCGAGGGGATAAAGTTTCACAATAGGACGATTAGTGAGTCCGGTCGTAGTCTTGATTTCCGCAGATCGTATCATTCCATCTTTTCCGTAGTTTAATTTCTCCACGATGGCTAATGGCCAATGCATTCGTCGTTCAGTGTCACTGTGAACTAGAACAACATCTCCGACCTTGATTTGTTGTTGGTAGTTCCGTTTATTTGTGATGTTCACGCAAAGCAGGTAGATATTCTGAAATCCATCGACGCCAGAATTGTTCTTGTAATTGAGCAATGCGTACGTACCGTTTGTTCAAACTGCTGCTATTTCCATAGGTTGGGTCCGAAAGTTCGTCGTCGTCGTATAGTGGGTGTGGCACGCCTGTAAGTGGTTCCCTGCAGAAGGTGAGACGGTGATAGGGGCGTCGTGTCTTCAGAATCCGTGTACAAGTAGGTGAGAGGTCGGTCGTTCAACATGGTTTCAATCTCTGTAACAATAGTGTTCAATTCGTCGAATGTAACGAAGGCGCGACCGAGTACTTTCTTTATCGCGTTTTTAGTCAGTCCGATCATGCGTTCCCAGAAACCTCCGAACCAAGGGGCGCGTTTAGGTATGAAGGACCATTGTACGCGTCGATTAGCTAAATAGCGTTTCACATCTGGTGCGTAGAATAATTTCCGTATTTCATCCGCGGCGGATAAATAAGTAGAGGCGTTGTCCGAAATCATCTTCGAGGGTAGCGAGCGTCTTGCTGCGAATCGTCGGAAGGCGAGTAGAAATGATCCCGTAGATAGATCAGGTACCAGTTCGAGGTGAACGGCGCGAGTCACGGCACAGGTGAACAAACATATGTAGGCTTTTGTTTCCTTACCGTTAGGCGATTTAACGAATAGCGCTCCGGTGAAATCCACTCCAGTAATTGCGAAGGGAGGGGCGTCGTTTACGCGATACGATTGAAGCGGAGCTTGTATCGGTATTTGATAAGGTTTGCCGTTCGTTTCCGACAGGTGACGCATTTCTTAGCAATTTTTTTCACGGTCTGGCGAATCTTGGCTATCCAGAAGCGTCGTCGAATGTAGGTTACCGTTGTCTGTAATCCAGAGTGAAGTGCGCGTGCGTGTGCGTTCAAAATCACGAGATCGGTGAACCGATGAGCTGGCGGTAGTAGAATTGGGAACTTTGTCACAAAGTCCAGGGGAGCATTGTGTAGCCTCCCCCCACAACGTAGAATGCCGTCTTTATCGGTAAATAGTCCGAGTTGTCTGCTTAGCAACGTCTTCTTCTTGTTATCGCGTATCTTCTTTGCGATGTCGGCGAATTCTTGTCTTTGTACATCTTTAATCCACTCTATCTCAGCGCGATTGAGTTCGTCAGCGGTTATCAGTCCGGTTTTGCGAGTTGCCTTTTGTTTTAGGTTTGAGATAAAACGCAGGACTAATGCGGTTACGCGAAGTAACTTTGTGAGACCGCTATATCTGTTGACGTCTATGATTAATTGAATTCCGTTTACAGAAGGTTTGCTTCTGTCATCACTAGGCTTATTGTAATCCTCACTGAGGGTACCGACATCCTCCTCAGTAGATACATGATATGTTGAGCTGTCAAACACGGGACAGATAGGCCAATCACCTTGTTTTAGCCAGGGTGGGCCTTGCCACCAGAGATTGGATTTCTCTAACTCACGGGTTGAGATTCCACGTGTCAATAAATCGGCTGGATTGTCCTTGGTTGGACAATATTTGATCGTGCATGgcacatttctaatttctttGACTCGATTTGCAACGAATACCGGAAGTTTCTTGTCTCTTCGTGTTATCCAATGTATAACGCATTGATTGTCCGACCACAGTGTACGATCTGTGATATTGACTTTGTCTTTCAAGGCGTCGTAAACGAAGCGTAGTAGTCTAGAACCGACTAATGCTGCCATAAGTTCGAGGCAGGGCAGTGATAATTTCTTGATTGGCGCGACGCGTGTTTTTGCCATGACCAAAGACGTTTGGTCACCGCGGCGAAGGTATGCGGCCTGCACCGTAAGCTTTACAGCTGGCATCTGCGAATACGTGTAGTTCATGATCGGCGCTCGTATTCTCGGCGAAATAACGACGGTCGATCTTGATTTCGGTGCTCGCGTTGAAGTCCGATACTATGTGTTTCCATCGATTTGCGAGGTCGGTTTCTAGTGGTTCGTCCCAATCTAAATTTCTCTTCCATATGTCTTGAATAAATGTCTTTGCTTTCACTTGAACGGGTGAAAGATATCCGAGGGGGTCGAATAAACTTGCAGTTACTTGTGTGACTTCGCGCTTTGTCGCGAGATAGTCCGATTTCTTCACATCCTTTTTCTTAGCGTAAGCGAGTTGATCAGAGTCCGTTAACCAGCGCATTCCGAGAACACCCACGTTGGTGTTCGTTTCCAGCGTTTTGTccttagcggctaatttgcgtatttcatcaTTGTTCGATGACCACGAGCGAAGGTTAAATCCAGCGGATTTCATGAGAGAGTTTGCGTCAGTGTAGTATTTCGTAGCTTCCGTAGTATTGTTGACACCCGAGATGACATTATCAACGTAGATATTATCTTTAAGATCAGCGGCGATTGGAGTGTTATTGTTTGACTCCAAGTGTGTTTTGACGACTGCATTCAATATGAAGGGTGAACAGACCGCGCCAAAGAGAACGGTTTTAAAACGATAAACTTTGAACGGGCTCTCAGGGTCGCTTGGGTCAGATAACCAgagaaattttgtgaatttccGGTCATTTTCGTCAAGACGTACATTGAGAAATGCTTTCTCGATGTCACTGCTGAGCGCGATGTCATGCACTCGAAATCTGAGTAGAATTGATGAGAGATCGTTAAGAAGTGGCGGTCCAGTCTGTAAACAGTCATTTAGACTAGGTGAATCTGATTGTCTGCAGCTGCAATCATATACAACACGAATGGGTGTAGTCGTCGAGTCTTTCTTTACTGAGCGATGGGGAAGATAATGTCCGTTTGTTCTATCATCGTCGTCGACTTCCTCGATAAAGTCGCGAGACTGTTGGTCAATTAAGATGTTGTTGTATACTTTCAATAAATCGGGCGTTAACCGACGCACCATAGCGCGTGTGCGTTTCTCAGTAATATGATAATTGGTCGGCAATGGCGGGTGGTCGACCTTCCATGGTAACTTAGCAACGTATTTTCCGTCTTCAACTCGTAAATGCGTATCACGATATAATTCGAATTCGCTTACCTCAGTGTCCTTGGCGTTTACTTGGTCTCTTATTCCGATTGTTTCCAAGTcccagtagttttgaagtttCATTTCCTCTTCAACTGTAGTCGTAGCGATGTGTAGAGTGGTCGCGTCGGCGTTAGGCGCGCTTCGTATACCAGTGGGTCCCGACAATAAGTATCCACCGAATTTAGAAAGTACGGCGGTCGGGCCTGGTCCTTACAATGTCATCTTCGATAAAGTCCCAGTAATAGTCAGTTCCGATTAATAGCGATATCTCGAATGATTCGGCGTTAGAGGGTGGGTGCGCTAATTTTAAACCCTTTATGTGAGGTAAATTCAATACGGAacgtgaaattttgtttttcacgcTGATTGATTTCTCCGGAACGATTAGCGCGCTCATTGACTTCGGACCGTCGCGTGTTTGAAGTGCAAATGTTACCATTTCAAACGATCTGGCGTTAGCAGTTTTGTCACCGAATCTCTTTAATCTGTATACATCCGAGGTTTGTGGCTTCATATCTAGCTTCGTTACTAGATCccgtgtgatgaaggaaatgtCCGAGCCTTCATCGAACAATACCGTAGCGTTGATTGTATTTGGACCGTAAGTGATTGGAACTTCGGCAGTTTTGTGTATGCCTGGCTCCATTTTCCGTTTACCCGAGTTACTCTCCGTTCTCGCGAAATTTACTCCAATCTGCGTGGCAGGTTGAGTAGATGAGGTAGGCTTGTCGTCGCCTCTATTTCCCGTAGCGTGCGTTTGAGTGTCCGTAACCTGATTGTTGGGACTTGGTCCCGTCGTAGCGTGACTCGATTCCGTGGTACACAGCGAGGTGTGATGCTTTCTTCCGCAGCGAAAGCATTTCCCTTTCGATCTACAATCTCCGACTTTGTGTTTCCCGAGGCAGTTGAAACACAATTTATCCCTTTTAACGATTTCGTGGCGTTTGCTTCGATCGGTTACTACCGTACAGTCGTTGTGGAAGTGTGGTCCCTTGCAGTACGCGCAAGTTTTCGGCTTTTTCGGCTTCGAGGCTTGGCGGCCTTTTG from the Ptychodera flava strain L36383 chromosome 2, AS_Pfla_20210202, whole genome shotgun sequence genome contains:
- the LOC139150224 gene encoding uncharacterized protein, giving the protein MAALVGSRLLRFVYDALKDKVNITDRTLWSDNQCVIHWITRRDKKLPVFVANRVKEIRNVPCTIKYCPTKDNPADLLTRGISTRELEKSNLWWQGPPWLKQGDWPICPVFDSSTYHVSTEEDVGTLSEDYNKPSDDRSKPSVNGIQLIIDVNRYSGLTKLLRVTALVLRFISNLKQKATRKTGLITADELNRAEIEWIKDVQRQEFADIAKKIRDNKKKTLLSRQLGLFTDKDGILRCGGRLHNAPLDFVTKFPILLPPAHRFTDLVILNAHARALHSGLQTTVTYIRRRFWIAKIRQTVKKIAKKCVTCRKRTANLIKYRYKLRFNRIA
- the LOC139150232 gene encoding uncharacterized protein, with protein sequence MVRRLTPDLLKVYNNILIDQQSRDFIEEVDDDDRTNGHYLPHRSVKKDSTTTPIRVVYDCSCRQSDSPSLNDCLQTGPPLLNDLSSILLRFRVHDIALSSDIEKAFLNVRLDENDRKFTKFLWLSDPSDPESPFKVYRFKTVLFGAVCSPFILNAVVKTHLESNNNTPIAADLKDNIYVDNVISGVNNTTEATKYYTDANSLMKSAGFNLRSWSSNNDEIRKLAAKDKTLETNTNVGVLGMRWLTDSDQLAYAKKKDVKKSDYLATKREVTQVTASLFDPLGYLSPVQVKAKTFIQDIWKRNLDWDEPLETDLANRWKHIVSDFNASTEIKIDRRYFAENTSADHELHVFADASCKAYGAGRIPSPR
- the LOC139150239 gene encoding uncharacterized protein, giving the protein MPKPNYDRTSLRKFYDNIENHIRELENLDITVDKYAVMLERAIWIKLPKKIIAVFNEHYGDKSWEIDELREALWRHILYVDEETESTETPIATATFFANAETNAKGRQASKPKKPKTCAYCKGPHFHNDCTVVTDRSKRHEIVKRDKLCFNCLGKHKVGDCRSKGKCFRCGRKHHTSLCTTESSHATTGPSPNNQVTDTQTHATGNRGDDKPTSSTQPATQIGVNFARTESNSGKRKMEPGIHKTAEVPITYGPNTINATVLFDEGSDISFITRDLVTKLDMKPQTSDVYRLKRFGDKTANARSFEMVTFALQTRDGPKSMSALIVPEKSISVKNKISRSVLNLPHIKGLKLAHPPSNAESFEISLLIGTDYYWDFIEDDIVRTRPDRRTF